The Ziziphus jujuba cultivar Dongzao chromosome 3, ASM3175591v1 region AAGTTCCTAAAGAGAAAGGTTTGGGTGAAGAAGGCTTTAGTGGTCGGGGTGGTAACAAATATCCAAGCAAGCTCCATGAGAAGCTTGCTTTCTTAGAAGGTAAGGTTAAGAGAATTGCTTCTGATATCAAGAGGACTAAGGAAATGTTGGATATGAATAACCCAGATACCTCAAAGGTGATACTTTCAGATATTCAGGAAAAAATTTCAGGAATTGAGAATGCTATGGGTAATGTGACGGTTGATCCTAATAGTAAGAAGGGAATCTTGAAGGGTGTTGGGCAGGATGAGCAGGATGTAAAAATGGTCGAGAAAGGTCGGATTGAGGAGGTGGACAATTCTAGGAGTTTGGTTAAAGGCATTGAGCAGGTGGATAATGGTAAGAGTTCGGTGAAAGTTTTGAAAAGTGAAGATTTGGAAGCTAGACTTTTTCCTCATCATAAGTTGCTCAGAGGTCGGACAACTTTGAAAGCATCATCAGTAAGCTCTCAAAGTGTAGAGTCCCAGGTTGGAGAACCCAATTGTGAATCAATGGCAGAGGACAAGTCATTAAGCCCTATAGATGAGCATAGGATTGCGGTGGAGTTCTTGGCTTCTTTGGATAAGGAACATGCAAAGGTCACAACGAGGGATGCGCGGGCTGGTTCAGAATATTGTGATGTTGAAGAAATGGATTGTGATACTGATGCAGGAGGACAAGAATCTTCGAACATCatgattgaaaaaaatgatGTTGAGCTCATTCTTACAACTGATGAAATATTAGATGAGTTTGATGATCAGGAGAATAGGCAGGGAATGATACTTGGCAATGAAACTGAGGATACTTCCAGTGCTCAGTTGAATGAAATAGGCTGTAAAGCCACAACAGCTGGGTGGTTTGTGAATGAGGGGGAGTCTGTTCTTCTTTCTCATGATGATGGTACATGTACCTTCTATGATATTGTCAATTGTGaggtacatttttatttttattttttaacaccaTTCACTGGCCATTCTTTTTTGGTGATGTGCACTGTTTATTACCAATTGAAAAACATTACAATTTTCAGATAGTGTGCGTATTCAGTATAGTTCGGTAAatgctttcttcttttttaacgAGCTTTGTTAATCTACTTCCATGTCTTGTTTGTTTAAATAGCAATTTGACGATTTTACTTGCTTTCTCAATATCTTTTTACTTTCCTTAGATTGAATTTGGACCATATTTTCGCTTACATGTATTGGAAAAGATAAAATCATGCTTGTTTTTCGCTGCGGTATGAACAGATGCTTCATGGACATTAGCATTTTGCAACATATGTAtctaaatatgaatattaattaataatagcaTGGCACTTCGAATtcgatataaaaagaaaaaattttcgaGTTTAATTTGTAAGCTGATGGTCCGTCCCTTTTTAGGGGAAGGCTGTGTTCAGGCCTCCTGCAGGAGTTTGTCCTAATATGTGGAGAGATTGTTGGATAGTCCGTGCACCTAGTGCAGATGGTTGCTCAGGGAGGTATGTCGTGGCTGCATCCGCTGGGAATGCTACGGATTCAGGTTTTTGTTCGTGGGATTTCTACAGTAAAGATGTGCAAGCTTTCTACACTGAGGATGGAAAGACCCCTGCAAGATCGGTGCTTAGTCCGTTGCCCAACAACATCTTATATAGAAGAGGTGCTTTATGTAACAATTTGGAAGCAGAGATTCGACAATGGTGGTATAAACCCTGTGGACCTCTTATTATTTCAACTGCTAGCTGCCAGAGGGTCATGAGAATCCATGACATCCGTGATGGGGAGCAAGTTATGAAATGGGATGTGCAGAAGCCTGTGTTATGTATGGATTATTCAAGCCCCTTGCAGTGGAGGAACAGAGGAAAAGTAGTTGTAGCTGAAGCAGAGGCTATCTCTCTGTGGGATGTGAACTCTCTCAATCCTCAGGCATTACTTTCGGTTTCTACATCTGGAAGAAAAGTCTCTGCCCTTCATGTGAATAACACTGACGCTGAACTAGGTGGTGGCGTTCGGCAAAGGTTCTGTTATGTTTACCCTTGTTTACTTATATTCTGTTTTGCTTTCTGTAATATGAAATACATTTCTTGGTTATTTTCATGTTTATGTTTTTCTCTAGTGGATCATAGTTATTTTAACTAAGCATAGGTTTAAAACAACATCTCATTATGCATGTCATTATTCTATGATTACTCAGTCTGCTATCATTTCTATCCAGGTCTTcgttttcttcttttgcttAAGTTTTCGACATTGCATCATGTGTCCTTTGTAGTATGAAAATGtataatttggatttaaaatttggatttaaaatttGTCATTTGCTTGGATGGTATGCTATATATTTCACCACCATTTCTAAGAGTTTGATACACAAACTGCAGGTCAACTTCATCAGAAGCAGAAGGAAACGATGGAGTTTTCTGCACCCAggattctataaatattttagaCTTCCGACACCCGAGTGGTGTCGGCCTTAAGATATCAAAACTCGGTGTGAATGTTCAGTCTGTTTTCTCTCGTGGAGATTCTATCTATCTTGGTTGCAACAATGTGAGCTCAGGGGCTAAAAAACAGTTCTCTTCAGAAGTGCAGCAGTTTTCAATGCGCAATCAGAGACTATTTAGCACTTATGCTTTTCCAGAATGCAATGCAGATAGCCACCAAAGAGCAATTACACAAGTTTGGGGAAATTCAAATACTGTTATGGGTGTTTGTGGAAGAGGGCTGTTTGTGTTTGATCCCTTGAAGGATAATGAACTGCAGTGCTTTACCACTGAATTTGGAAAGACTCAAAATGTCAGAGAAATTATTGGCCCAGATGACTTGTATTCGCCTTGTTTCGATTACTTGTCCTCTCGTGCTCTCCTCATATCTAGAGATCGTCCAGCAATGTGGAGGCACTTAACATAGGAAGGCTGATAGGAGTTCTCAGCATAAGTTATTTTGGTAGGTCTCAATATAAGAATGTGTTAACGTGTTTTTTGGTGTCTGTTACATACTTTGTAGAACTTTGAAGATAATTGCTATTCATCAAAATGTGTTTGGCTTCATAGAAGCACAAATATCTTGTATGTGTATGTTTTGAAGGTATTGTACTAGGGACGAATATATGTATCTTGTAGGTGAatgaaaaatgtttaattttctcttGTTGGTTGCTTCTGTTTCTCAGCAACCAAGCATGGTAAAAGCTAGTTGTTGTACCTGCTTATGCTCCATTTTCTGTACAAAGAATCCAGAACGGCTAAACGTTAAAAAGCCGCcattttgaattgaaaaaacagttttttaCTTCTGAGCTTTGCTTTGTTTTGATTGGGAATTTCCATGTTTTTTTCTTGGCTTGAAAATGTTCCATTTCTATTTTCAATTATGTTTTTCCTTCTTCAATAATCGtttcacaaaaataatagactatataaaaaaaatattaagttcTGTTAATATTATTACTAAGAGAAAACTATTTTTATCACAAATGGGGGAAGGGAGATTATTACTCAAATCAAGATTCCAACCTTGAAATGTGTACTCTCACTAAATTTACCATCGATCCAAACCTATGAATAAAAACAccttaattgataataaaagtttataaaactattatataaatctaaactattatataaatataaatttacaatctTTGTCTTGCCACCGTGGATCACCATTAATGTGCATAAAATCCAAcgtacaaaaaagaaaagaaaaagatgtccCACAAATGGACCAACCAATCAGAGAGCCTCGAATCTAATCAACATCCTAATCGAAAGGTCAGAATTTGTCTGTGACATAGTAATTATGACAGTAACAGATGATACTCAAGAGACCGTGATGGAGTGGGGGCCTGTGTCGTGAAAAGAACATAGAAGAAAAGGAAGCCCATGACAGGAcgcctttctttttcttctttgtttttatctttttctctctcggctTTCATTTCCCTTCCTTTTCCTTCAAACCACGAATCCTTTGCTTTTATTCGcctttttccattcaaaaactcataaaaataaaagatataatttctttcttttggctGTCTCTTTTGGTGGCTGTTTTTTCTCCTCCTTTCTTCTCCATACAGTTCCAAATCCTTTCTTGAAGAAAgactttcttttttggtgaCGAGTGCAGGCATGGCTTTCAGAGGGGTGAGCTTCAACTATTTCTTGTTTAGAtctgactttcttttttttttttttttttttggaatatgaaatttaaagttCATAGTTTGAGGTTCTGCTGGCTAACTTTGTGGGTCTGATAATCTGATTATCAGGAATTTTGGTTTGTCATTCTTTTTCTAGCTGAAGATATTAGCTTTGGTTtctgggtttttttattttttggaatatgaaatttaaagttCATCGTTTGAGGTTCTGCTGGCTAACATTGTGGGTCTGATAATCTGATTATCAGGAATTTTGGTTTGTCATTCTTTTTCTAGCTGAAGATATTAGTTTTGGTTATGAATACTGCCGTTGGAGTTTATGAAAAAACCAAAGCCCCTTATCGGATTTGAACCGATGACTTACGCCTTACCATGGCGTTACTCTACCACTGAGTTAAAAGGGCCCGTTTACTTCAACTCCTGAATTAGCCGCTAGTTACTATGAGTTTAGTGTATAtacttattatatgttatatgtctATAGACATATCTTATACGTTTATACGTTATAAtctatttaatagatatatCTTAGACGCATAGTGGATCATTCAGGAACGCTCAATTTGATTTACCTAGTGAGTATCCATATAATTCCGTAGACCTCTTTTAAAAACTCCAATCTAGAAAAAGAATTGATATCTTGTACTTCTGTCGTATCAATTATCATTTTAACGATCAACTTCTCCCATAATGATATCTATGCTACCTAGTATCGTCATAATatcagtttttttaattattcatgcACTcgctcttttttcctttttttttgggtctatttCACAAAGTGGGTTCTTAATGAACACTTGAACACTTGAACACTTGAACAGTTgaacttttgtttttgtagtacttatttcaatttttttttattaagtagtctttttttccccccagtAAAGCTTTTGGGCTTCAAggaaatttttgttattatatttgttaaagGTATATCATAGAGGCAAAGGCAATATTTTGTGTTCTATAGGAATTTTATTGACGTTCAGCTTCGTTGAGTAGTTAGTTTTTTATCTGTTTTCTTGATCGTTGAGGTTTCTTGTCTTTGGTACCTTTGGTTGCTTGACCTTATTGGTTCAAATTAGAACTGAAGTTGTCTTTGCCAATAAATTGTTATCCATTTTTTGATACGTACACATGTGGCTCTGGGATTTGCTTACACTTTCTGCTGAGCCCAGCTGTTCAATGTTGAATAAGGAACGACTTTAAATTGtgaatttttgtttctattcCGTGCTTAAGAGATGGAATTATGTGAGGGCTCAAACATTGTACATTTGCTTAcactttatgtttttatttaatgttgatTGGAGCTAAGTATCTAAACTGGGTTTTGTATTAGACAAATTCATCATCTGGCATGGGCGTTGCTGAGCACAGTAAGAGCACATACCTGGAACTGCAGAGGAAAAAGGTTCACCGCTATGTGATTTTTAAGattgatgaaaagaaaaaggaggttGTGGTTGAAAAGACGGGAGGACCTGCTGAAAGCTATGATGATTTCACTGCTTCTTTGCCTGAGAATGACTGCCGTTATGCAGTTTATGACTTTGATTTTGTGACCGCGGAGAATTGTCAGAAAAGCAAGATCTTTTTCATTGCATGGTTAGTTTCTTTTGCTGTTGACTGACTTTAAAGTACTAGACTCTGATTCTGACGCAATTGAACTTGATATTTATTCGAGATTGTGACTTGTTGAGGTAGCATCTGCTGTTGATGCTACTTTTGGAAGTGATAAGTTTGCTAATAAGGAGTGatatgttaattaatcaaatggaaGTTGATAGCTTTTTTAGTAATCTGATATCTCTTTAAGTATGAAGAGGACGAATGCTTGGAGCTTTGTTAGTTTGCACTCATTTCACTTGCTATACATGATGTCCCTTTTTCAGTGAGGCTGTTTTAATGTTCTCTTTTTTGCTCTTGTTCAGGGGTGTTCAGAAAACAAGTAGTGTCAACTTTAAAAGTTGAATTTGTCGACGTTTCCCTTGGTTGGAATGTAGttaggtttttctttttgtttcattgGCTGGTTTAGACAGCAGGAGATAGCCTTCCCCACCACTTGAGCTTCATCATAAGCTGTAATTTCATTAGCTATTCGTTAATTATTTATCCTTCTTTTTTGcattattaattcttaattttgtTTGCTCAGTTTAGTGTTGTGAAAAATGTGTCTTTTATGTAGTTCATTGTTCAAAGAGCATAGTTTATATCAATAAATGATCATTGCAGCATTTTTGGTCACCTTCATTACTTGTTCGAATTCAGGTCGCCTTCTGTATCAAGAATCCGTGCAAAGATGCTCTATGCTACATCAAAGGAAAGGTTCAGAAGGGAGCTGGAAGGCATCCATTATGAGATCCAGGCTACTGATCCGACCGAAATGGATATCGATGTCATCCGAGAGCGTGCAAACTGAGCACTTGTCTGAAACTGTTTGTTCATCTTGAACAAGTGCCTGGAGTTTCTGTTATCAACCTGAAGGGAAAATCCACTTTCCTGCTCTGATTAGTTTTCTGGTTTCCACAAAATCTGTTCATGCACACATTACAATATCCCAACATTATCAAATAAAACAGCACCTGGAAAATGGCTGATTAGGGACTTGTGGCTATGATACCCTGTAGAGGGGAATTTGAGCTTCCCTATTGCCTTTTGATGCATTCTGGGTGAAAATTGGGTGACTAGACATCATGATTTGAATCCTCTTATTATGAAATACATATTTCTATCATAGAGTCTCTCTttgcattcatttatttatctaCCATAGTAAATTATTTACGTGTTTCATATCTAATCTCTAAAGAATTTGTGGTTTTAAAGAAAGTACTGGGACTTGGCAATTGGATTCTGCATAGTTGGTTCAGTGAATTGGCCTAAAATTTTCTAAGAGGTGAAATTAACAGGAATTGGAATTGACGGGTTCATCTGTATCAAAACTCACCTctgtttttttttactttttggtcTCATAATTGCCAAATTCTCTTTTTATACTTTCCATTTCACAAATGGACAGACAGGTGGTAGGATCACTTTCAATGTTCAAGTTGTTAACTGTTGAATGTCAGTGATATTTATTTCTTGGCCTTTGTGGTTGTCGACAGCTTTAGAGGGATATCAGAGAACCCATGTGGGGATAACTCAAGCAGatcccaaaataaaaataaacaagcaaatataaaattataaaccaaGTTTGGTTGATTTATCCCATttaccaaacaaaataaatatataatttcatttacttccttttatatttagtttaaatataaatttttaaaagtatcttttcttttttaaaatttttaaatatatatatttttttatttatattcttcaaaaaaaaattatttattttcgttTACTTTCATGAAAAggtattagttaattttttttaaaatttaaaaaattaaattaaaattaatgcaaattttaaaaaatttagatgaaatattctcaaaaaaaaaataaaaagggttaATTTTTCacttccaatttccaaaatactTTTGATTTGGTAAAATACATTTTCGCCAAACTACTTGTGGGTTTGCACTTTGGCCCTTTTAAAAGTATTGCTTTTGTGCCATTTTAGCCTAATAATAACTTACATTTGAAAttgtaaagaaataaattatgTAGTTATTCAATAAGTAACATTTTGCTTTCAAAACTATCATTATTAACATTGAAACCgaaatgaaccaaaaaaataatgctTCATGGACAATGTTGTGGAAGTTTGAGGGTAAATTCAAAAACACACAATAACTTAGGGtagaaatattgataaaaaaaaaaacttagggGGTAAaatattttacccaaaaaattatTGGACTATCCAGTTTTATACTTTCCATTACAAGTAATATTATGGGACAAAacggaaagaaaaaaacaaaaaaagaggggAATCCATCAATATGATGAGagaaacaaccaaaaaataaaaaaaaataaaaaaattaaggttGTCCGACATAAATTTGAAAACTGTAACACAATAGggatttccaaaaacaaaacgCAGTTCCACGTGTAAACACTATTGTAGCAAATCTTTCCACATTTAGAACAGTATCTAGGACAACATCAAATGGAAAACATGTGCGAATGTGCGATTGATTTGTTTGgaatttttgattttgaattttgagggtTGTGCCCAATCAATTAACCCTTCAAAACCTCCAAACCCGGAAAGCTTTGTCATGCTACTACTAGAGTCATTTTCAACAGGTTCTTAGTAATTAAATATCGTTTTGAGTCAATGAGGTTTACCATTAAGAATTTAGGAAGCCttatcttctccttttttttttatctttcatgGTGGGGCCATCAGAAGGACCAAGTAGTGTCTTACCACCACAATTTACTCAAAACTTTCTCCACGTGATGTAACGTAATTGGGATCCATAATTTCACTCAATGAAAAATCCATTTTCCTGATTCACCTTTGCTCTTCATAGGCCTCTCTCTGCTCACACACTGTACGTCGTATGACAGATAGGCTAATAAACTGGTTTGTACAGTTTATATACATGTTTTTCCatgtttattaaaataaaattttccgaTTTATAAACCATTTTGGAGCCTCCGTGGTTGATAGGAAAATGGGTATTTGTTATCTCCTTCAATGATGTCTAAAACCTGAACTGGTAATGGTCATGATCCTTTTGTTTCTATGATTATGTTCTGGTTCTTTTAGTTATTATATTCTGGTTCTTTGTGGATAACTTTCTTTAATgaattattgattaattatttcagATTCATTGTCTTTGGTCGTTTAGTCACATGAAATCTGATGCTTCTGATTTGCTATATTTATGCACAaaactgtttcttttttttttgcggCAAAACCAGGGTAAAATCAAAGCTGTATTAAACTCTTGTTTTCAGAACACTAGGTGAATCAAAGCTAAATATGCTCTTCGATGGTGGGCTTTTGAGTTGAAGTATTTTGGGAAGGTTATTTGAATCCTCATAATTTTTTCTCTTGATCTGGCCAGATTTTAAGGTCTCAGAGCCAATAGCAAATCCTGCAGTTTCAATTTCTTGTTGCTTTGTGGGTTTCTAGATTCAGCCCCATCAATTCATTAGCTGGGGTTTGTGACAGATGAGGATTTCATCTATGTTGGAAGTGATTGGAAGAAAGATGTAGTGAAAATTCTTGAGAGCTTTATGAATTCGGTAATTCTAACCTGAAGGATCTGAATAATGCAAGATGGATGGTGGTAATAAGACCATAGTTTGGTTTAGAAGGGACCTGAGGATTGAGGATAATCCTGCTTTAGTTGCTGCTGCAAGGGATGGTTGTGTCTTTCCTGTGTATATTTGGTGTCCTAAAGAGGAAGGGCAATTCTATCCCGGTAGAGTTTCGAGATGGTGGTTGAAACAGTCTCTTGCTCACTTGGATCAGTCCTTGAAATCACTTGGGGCTGAACTTGTGCTGATTAAAACCGAAAGTACTTTCGATGCTCTCTTGGAGTGTATCAACGCCACTGGAGCAACAAAAGTAGTCTTTAACCATCTTTATGGTATGTTAGTTACGCTTCCTCTCTTCATGGTAGCTTTATTCCATAGATGAACAAACACACTTATAAATACGTTTCTATGAGTATGTTTAGTTATATATTCTCAGAGATTGATTTTATTCAATTTGAAATTGTTGTTTCTCTTTGGATGCTTATATCTGTTGTATCATGTGTAAACTTTGTTGTTGATAATTGTTGCTGTTATGGAATTGTCTCGACCTTCATTAGGTTTTATTTAGGTGATATAAATAAAGAGTTAACAAGTTTAGAGatgttatttatcaattttatttatttatttatttttatttatttatttatttttaatggctTTACTTATTACAAACGTACCGCAGATGAAGCATCTAAAAACTCATACATCTTATATGTCTCTCTTTCACTCTACACTAGATCCTGTTTCACTTGTTCGTGATCACAGCGTCAAAAAAAAACTTGTGGAGTTAGGCATTTCGGTGCAGAGCTTTAATGCAGATTTGTTGTTCGAGCCATGGGAAATTTATGATGAACAAGGAAATGCATATACAAACTTTGAGTCTTATTGGAATAAGTGCTTGGACATGCCAATGGAACCTACTTCATTTCTTCCTCCATGGAAATTGTtaccagcagcagcagcagcaggtACATATTAACTTTTTCTAAGTAGGTTTTTCCATATTGACAGATTGATTAATTGTTAATTTAGGAACATTTCCTTGGTAATACAATATTGCAGAAGGTATGTAATTcctttttgacaatttttttttttttttttcaaaagaacaaaataaaaagatgagaaGTATGGAAACCTGATATGCAATTTTATGGCATTACTGACAGGAAGAATCAAAAAAAGTTCAATTGATGATTTGAATCTCGAAAATGAATCAGAAAAATCAAGTAATGCCCTTTTAGGAAGATCATGGTCTCCAGGTTGGAGCAATGCTGATAAAGTCTTAACTGAATTTATTGAGGTGCACCTTGTTGAATATTCAAATAATAGGCTAAAGGTTGGAGGAAACTCCACATCACTTCTGTCTCCATATCTTCATTTCGGAGAACTGAGTGTGAGGAAGGTTTTCCAGTGTGCTCGAACAAAACAGATTCTGTGGGTTAAAGAAGGGAACTCTGTAGGGCAAGAAAGTGTTACTCTTTTTCTCAGGGCCCTCGGGCTTAGAGAATACTCTCGTTACCTTTGTTTCAACTTCCCGTTCACCCACGAGAGGTCGTTGTTGATCAACTTGAAATTTTTCCCATGGCAAGCCAACCAGGCACGTTTTAAGGCTTGGAGACAGGGAAAAACTGGCTACCCTTTGGTTGATGCAGGAATGAGAGAGCTTTGGGCGACCGGGTGGATACACAACAGAATTAGAGTCATTGTTTCAAGTTTTGCGGTGAAggttttgcttctaccttggagATGGGGAATGAAGTATTTCTGGGACACACTTTTGGATGCAGACTTGGAAAGTGATATACTTGGTTGGCAGTATATCTCAGGAAGTTTACCGGATGGCCACGAGCTTGAGCGTCTGGACAGTCCCGAGGTTAGCATTTGTTATTGAGCGTATATCAATCTAATATTGCTACTAGTTGTGTCTATAATCTGCAAGGATTTAGAAATTGAACATATCTTCTTGATTCCTACGATGGAAAAGCTATGCTGTTGATAATGAAAACTCCTATGGAATTGTATCAGCTCGTTGTGTTTCTTGTTTGCATTGGATTTATTCCATTGTGCCTAAGCATGATACATATGGATCTTTTGTTCTATGAACATATTTCCAAAGCAAGGAATTTTACGTCCTCAGTGGTGATTTTTCATCTATTTTGTTCTGCTTATCATGGTAACAGCTTTTTGTACCATTTCTTATGTGTTAAATTCTTGGTACGCTGCATGAAAAGTAATCCAACTTTCTTAGAACTTCAAAATACTTCTAataagtgtaaaaaaaaaaaaaggttataaaaCT contains the following coding sequences:
- the LOC107422841 gene encoding actin-depolymerizing factor, producing the protein MAFRGTNSSSGMGVAEHSKSTYLELQRKKVHRYVIFKIDEKKKEVVVEKTGGPAESYDDFTASLPENDCRYAVYDFDFVTAENCQKSKIFFIAWSPSVSRIRAKMLYATSKERFRRELEGIHYEIQATDPTEMDIDVIRERAN
- the LOC107422856 gene encoding KIN14B-interacting protein At4g14310 gives rise to the protein MSASLARRPRDRAGGSAGPKAPANHIKPSKPLTPTPIFVKRSSTAGKENPPGPTSKTNNAASLKPAIRPMLRVDKAAVSAGHVGEPRVRWSTSSAPRGRSPSPSEFTRVLSDMRKDRRVSTDRNVQGSLRESDRMVASAGKTLNGFRVSESVKQKKGGFGDLGFKPSDLGVGQIKIFKDCKEDGGRVGLNLEKKNGVCEELKVNVVQSEKIANKVREFNNGGDTDGVDSSSDLVNPNGFDKKVPILVRVDNKAVRIGNGIHLGQKNEVNEECTKDVMVLEVPKEKGLGEEGFSGRGGNKYPSKLHEKLAFLEGKVKRIASDIKRTKEMLDMNNPDTSKVILSDIQEKISGIENAMGNVTVDPNSKKGILKGVGQDEQDVKMVEKGRIEEVDNSRSLVKGIEQVDNGKSSVKVLKSEDLEARLFPHHKLLRGRTTLKASSVSSQSVESQVGEPNCESMAEDKSLSPIDEHRIAVEFLASLDKEHAKVTTRDARAGSEYCDVEEMDCDTDAGGQESSNIMIEKNDVELILTTDEILDEFDDQENRQGMILGNETEDTSSAQLNEIGCKATTAGWFVNEGESVLLSHDDGTCTFYDIVNCEGKAVFRPPAGVCPNMWRDCWIVRAPSADGCSGRYVVAASAGNATDSGFCSWDFYSKDVQAFYTEDGKTPARSVLSPLPNNILYRRGALCNNLEAEIRQWWYKPCGPLIISTASCQRVMRIHDIRDGEQVMKWDVQKPVLCMDYSSPLQWRNRGKVVVAEAEAISLWDVNSLNPQALLSVSTSGRKVSALHVNNTDAELGGGVRQRSTSSEAEGNDGVFCTQDSINILDFRHPSGVGLKISKLGVNVQSVFSRGDSIYLGCNNVSSGAKKQFSSEVQQFSMRNQRLFSTYAFPECNADSHQRAITQVWGNSNTVMGVCGRGLFVFDPLKDNELQCFTTEFGKTQNVREIIGPDDLYSPCFDYLSSRALLISRDRPAMWRHLT
- the LOC107422878 gene encoding cryptochrome-1, translating into MDGGNKTIVWFRRDLRIEDNPALVAAARDGCVFPVYIWCPKEEGQFYPGRVSRWWLKQSLAHLDQSLKSLGAELVLIKTESTFDALLECINATGATKVVFNHLYDPVSLVRDHSVKKKLVELGISVQSFNADLLFEPWEIYDEQGNAYTNFESYWNKCLDMPMEPTSFLPPWKLLPAAAAAGRIKKSSIDDLNLENESEKSSNALLGRSWSPGWSNADKVLTEFIEVHLVEYSNNRLKVGGNSTSLLSPYLHFGELSVRKVFQCARTKQILWVKEGNSVGQESVTLFLRALGLREYSRYLCFNFPFTHERSLLINLKFFPWQANQARFKAWRQGKTGYPLVDAGMRELWATGWIHNRIRVIVSSFAVKVLLLPWRWGMKYFWDTLLDADLESDILGWQYISGSLPDGHELERLDSPELQGSKFDPEGEYVRQWLPELARLPTEWIHHPWDAPESVLKASGVELGFNYPKPIIDLDSAREHLTEAIFKMWEMEAASKDGKSSGKDEVVVDNSDRIANLPVKMVAFKEEKALRCPTNSSNDQMVPTSQNLKTNPINRKRSKHVEEERDTPNNLGNVDKAGTSRADKELRSTAESSSAKKQTTSRDSFSVPQSCSLTKGKPSQECESSELLWPQQQQVDVEQSSTGDGAMED